A stretch of Henckelia pumila isolate YLH828 chromosome 4, ASM3356847v2, whole genome shotgun sequence DNA encodes these proteins:
- the LOC140866397 gene encoding uncharacterized protein codes for MDVPAENVYQPPEEFVEDKRLPLVDLNITDSTELWLIQWPVNQSPDFGGTEASLKLNGDGCIGSFECASGKSYDVVSLKSQGPEPIVFLSSTADAEIAGKISRRVSLIHYPDPSELKKRNNLKLSQSQKSSMATSTLSGRPLATPTRSIKPKNPHTTSGQATSTQSGKTKSTITQDSAKGNSVVTSTTTSSMEHSEERKRKKKRKTES; via the exons ATGGATGTGCCTGCGGAGAATGTTTACCAGCCCCCAGAGGAGTTTGTGGAGGATAAGAGGCTTCCGCTCGTTGATCTCAATATAACGGACTCGACTGAACTCTGGCTTATTCAGTGGCCTGTTAATCAA TCTCCTGATTTTGGTGGGACAGAAGCATCGTTGAAACTCAATGGTGATGGTTGTATAGGGAGTTTCGAGTGCGCATCTG GAAAATCATATGACGTAGTTAGTTTGAAATCCCAAGGTCCAGAACCTATAGTTTTCTTATCTTCAACCGCAGATGCAGAAATTG CTGGGAAGATTTCCAGGCGGGTTTCTCTGATCCATTACCCAGACCCCAGTGAGTTAAAAAAACGAAATAATCTCAAATTGAGCCAATCTCAAAAGTCTTCCATGGCCACGTCAACCTTGTCCGGTCGTCCCTTGGCTACTCCAACTCGTAGTATTAAACCGAAAAATCCTCATACAACGAGTGGTCAAGCTACAAGCACCCAGAGTGGCAAAACCAAGAGTACTATCACTCAGGATTCGGCCAAGGGAAACAGTGTTGTTACATCTACAACTACAAGTTCCATGGAGCACTCTGAGGAAAGAAAACgaaagaagaaaaggaaaactGAAAGCTGA